From the genome of Streptomyces spinoverrucosus:
AGGGCCCGTGGCGCACCGTGCCGCAGTCCAGGAAGGGAGGGACCCAATGGCCTCGCGCCGTAGTCCAGGACGGGAGGAGCCCGTGACGCGCGCCGTAGTCCAGGACGGGAGGAGCCCGTGACGCCGCGCCGTAGCTCAGGACGGGAGGACCCCATGGCACCGCGCCCCCGTACCACCACCCGTGACCCCGAGGACCTCGCGCGCCGCCTCACGGCCTGGCTGGATGCCCGGCTGCCCGGCGCCAAGGCGGTCGGCGTCACCGTCCCCGCGTCGAACGGCATGTCCAGCGAGACCCTGCTCTTCGACATCGAGCACCCCGAACCTCCCCTGCGTGCCTGCGCGTTGCGGCTCGCGGCGGATCCGGCGGCGTACACCGTGTTCCCGGTCTACGACATGGCCCGCCAGTACCGCACCCTGCGCCTGGTGGCCGAGCGCACGGACGTGCCTGTGCCGCGCGTGCTGTGGCTGGAGCAGGACCCCGGCCCGCTGGGCGCGCCCTTCTTCGTGATGGAGCGCGTCGCGGGCCGCGTGCCGCCGGACGTGATGCCGTACACCTACGAGGGCAACTGGCTGCACGCCGCGAGCGACGCCGAACGCGCGCGACTGGAGGCCGCCACGATCGGACTGCTGGCCCGGCTGCACGACCAAGTGCCGCTGCCCGAGGCCGAGTTCCTCGACCTCCCCGGTACGGGTGACGCGCTGCGCCGCCATGTCGCGGCCCAACGCGCCTACTACGAATGGGTGGTTGACGGACTCGCCCGCTCACCGCTGATCGAGGCCGCCTTCGACCGGTTGACGGAGCTGTGGCCGCGCGATCCGGGCACACCCGTGCTCAACTGGGGTGACGCCCGGATCGGGAACGTCCTCTACGAGGATTTCCAGCCCGTCGCCGTCCTCGACTGGGAGATGGCGGCCGTCGCCCCGCGCGAGGTGGACCTCGGCTGGACCGTCTACCTGCACCGCTTCTTCCACGACCTCACGGTCGCCTCGGGACAGCGCGGGCTGCCGGAGTTCCTGCGCCGCGACCGGATCGAGGCACGCTACGCCCAACTCACCGGCCACACACCGCAGGACATGGACTTCTACACGCTGTACGCCGCCCTGCGGCACGCGATCGTGATGCTGCGCGTCGCCTACCGTCAGGTGTACTTCGGTGAAGTCGCCGCCCCGGCCGACCCGGACACACTGATCCTGCACCACGGCAGCCTGCGTGCCATGGTGCAGGGCAGTTACTGGGGTTGAGGCGCTGGAGCGAACTCGCTCAGGCGGCGTGACGCCGCATGACGGGGACCCTCATGGGGCGCGAGCCCGGGCCGCCCACGTGCGAGAAGGGCTGCATCCGCCAGTCCAGCCCCTGAGGGAGCGTCAACAGCAGGGCGGTGTCCTGCTCCTGGGGCTCGAAGGACTCGTCCGCGGGGCGCGCGTCGACGGCCCGGCGGCCCGTACCGGCACAGACCGTGAGTCCGAACGGGTTCCACGGTGAGGCGCACAGCGCGTGCTCCGGGAGGAACTCCTCGTCCGCGAGCAGGGCGATGGGCTGTGCGCAGTCCGGGCAGATCACCCGGTACATCTCGAAGGTGTCGTACGCGTCGAGTTCGTCGACTTCCTCGGCGTCGAAGGCGTCGGGTTCGACACCCTCCGGCTCGGGCTCGACGACCGGCTGCTGCCGCTTGGGTGCGGTACGACCAGGGCGCTTAAGACTCTGCATGGGATTCTCCCCCTCGGGCTGGGCCGTGAAGGCGCTGCGGCCTCGACCACAGCAAGCACTTCCCAACCGCTCTGGGGGGTAATCACGACTTCATTACGGAGACTGTTCGAGGCCTGTGGCGTTGGTCACATGCCGCTCGCAGGTGCCACGCGCGGCGCGTCCGTCCCCCGGGTGGCTCACAGCCTGCTCTCGGGGACATCACGAAGCGGGCATGACCTGCGCCGCTCAGGTATCCCGGGAGGTCAGGCGCACTGTAGG
Proteins encoded in this window:
- a CDS encoding phosphotransferase family protein, with product MAPRPRTTTRDPEDLARRLTAWLDARLPGAKAVGVTVPASNGMSSETLLFDIEHPEPPLRACALRLAADPAAYTVFPVYDMARQYRTLRLVAERTDVPVPRVLWLEQDPGPLGAPFFVMERVAGRVPPDVMPYTYEGNWLHAASDAERARLEAATIGLLARLHDQVPLPEAEFLDLPGTGDALRRHVAAQRAYYEWVVDGLARSPLIEAAFDRLTELWPRDPGTPVLNWGDARIGNVLYEDFQPVAVLDWEMAAVAPREVDLGWTVYLHRFFHDLTVASGQRGLPEFLRRDRIEARYAQLTGHTPQDMDFYTLYAALRHAIVMLRVAYRQVYFGEVAAPADPDTLILHHGSLRAMVQGSYWG